One window of Falco cherrug isolate bFalChe1 chromosome W, bFalChe1.pri, whole genome shotgun sequence genomic DNA carries:
- the LOC129734594 gene encoding ankyrin repeat domain-containing protein 7-like, with amino-acid sequence MKRFFGFWRKKKGRPAASGSAAKPFPTGAYELRLQELGKLHRAAARGDLGQVRQRLKKCGIDERDTAERTPLHLASANGHVHVVTYLVENKCKLNLTDSDNRSPLMKAVQCQQEECVAILLEHGANPHLADADGNTALHLAVRSPNTTVAGLLLEHNANIDAQNKEGNTPLILAISEHHEDIAEFLLQRGADVHARDHCERTPLMTAASGGQLNLIKVLLRYGADLFHKDTNGWTAEDYAVTHGYSSLCKQLVAYAFRGDRDEGGAQGDTVPGIPHRAGAAGLTLGAPAVDRGAIDGLSQGDSIGSLEKEGSDVSWRASEEELDFTPKKLQKPNLTLLMNVSQQFRKNSKLFGKDCIVY; translated from the exons ATGAAGAGGTTTTTCGGgttctggaggaagaagaaggggcGGCCGGCAGCGTCCGGCAGCGCCGCCAAGCCCTTCCCCACCGGTGCCTACGAGCtccggctgcaggagctgggcaagCTGCACCGTGCGGCCGCCCGTGGCGACCTGGGTCAGGTGCGGCAGAGACTGAAGAAATGCGGCATCGACGAGCGGGACACGGCGGAGCG gaCACCCCTGCATCTTGCTTCTGCGAATGGCCATGTGCATGTTGTTACATATCTCGTAGAAAACAAGTGTAAGCTAAATCTTACTGACAGTGATAACAGATCGCCACTGATGAAG GCAGTACAGTGCCAGCAAGAAGAATGTGTAGCTATTCTGCTAGAGCACGGTGCCAACCCCCATCTGGCGGATGCTGACGGCAACACTGCCCTTCACCTTGCTGTCCGATCTCCTAATACAACCGTAGCGGGGCTGTTACTTGAGCATAATGCCAATATTGATGCTCAGAATAAG GAGGGAAACACTCCGCTTATTCTTGCTATCTCTGAACATCATGAAGATATAGCAGAGTTTCttctgcagagaggagctgatGTGCATGCTCGAGATCACTGTGAAAG AACCCCACTTATGACTGCAGCATCTGGTGGACAGCTTAATTTAATAAAAGTTCTTCTTCGATATGGTGCTGATCTTTTCCATAAAGACACTAACGGATGGACAGCTGAGGATTATGCTGTTACTCATGGATATTCTAG TCTTTGTAAACAACTGGTGGCATACGCATTCCGGGGAGACAGAGACGAAGGTGGTGCACAAGGCGACACAGTACCTGGCATTCCTCACCGGGCCGGAGCTGCTGGCTTGACGTTGGGTGCACCTGCTGTGGACAGAGGAG CAATAGACGGCTTGTCGCAAGGAGACTCAATCGG aAGCTTGGAGAAAGAGGGGAGCGATGTCAGTTGGCGTGCTTCTGAGGAAGAACTCGATTTTACTCCCAAG aagctgcagaagccAAATTTGACATTGTTAATGAATGTTTCCCAGCAgttcaggaaaaacagtaagCTATTTGGAAAAGATTGCATAGTATACTAA